From the genome of Candidozyma auris chromosome 2, complete sequence, one region includes:
- the DOT1 gene encoding histone methyltransferase DOT1, translating to MKITSQTAIHDPYGLMTPETSENSSPSVNTALTIYESLSHDLEFDARKSALISKRINFPWNELKEALFLRLKGTAITKGEMDLIVHEWQKPGQVDFELLKDECFARSAKEIEGMLSKLSASYKKFASPNLLLIPTLETCIARREFLRSEVLRYISNDMILHLQELLPRRFRRRPFWSQREEEFVSHAVKNDYSMKEMQRELVFRTPGQIEAKVESLSQKMHNTRADEAKMLHGKAEYYMSNDLTYSAVSHAIDVVKTDLLIKAIRNAIEEMGGSQMVPFTKGELDYLREIVNKEYSMETIQKELIFREEEEIRDKLKLVSITCLRKKKFSSSVDRLVYEAEWYASMGNTDNGGSRRSRHRPSTRSSSTRGSDAVVPKHDAPHTQKQESLKNRREVIEQAALKRKDTMRRKREERQKFLQKINPHNQTNAGGWESKRRLRSKEKSSLVDSLLADATWFQSVTGDGSEVKEGQKRIRKRASHFVPEFESRQKIKRVKRKLEDAKAAKAAEKKTAKGKRNGKVRKQKLRPGKRGRGRPRREEYTDDSEAGTDSESDSESESDTELGNEEIGSASPQHLLEEEVSEEEEEEPSPFEPTNVLNDTLVPLKGRRFFNKSISNLASMPENVKFTEEASMLESTDEVPFSNLTAVDVVKSHARNYRSLPDSFPPLTIRQNDEDIVNPNNIVRVRHLLYPQHTDAFILASPKSNELNPLLEIQKMIQIHAALYFSYSPELQEYIFEEYCQKLKQAVDNNKFNQFMILIDRWNLLMLELTPYALECDPSDDINPEARLYLPFNYRKNHSESDLNLEMFFTEIINKGQAIKQRGRKPLRQLDINEANGSYSEIRLSSEIPTGVASIKESTDHANVQKHSSRFSHLRPANYSFCLLRLLKSQRAISRYAVQQILNAAYSRIVGPNSRKLRSYKAFTAEVYGELLPSFISEVFTKVGLKPSSSFYDLGSGVGNTTFQAALEFGVKESGGCEIMSHASNLTSLQTTFLEKKLQVWGLHPLNITFALSQSFVNNNEVRKKCLNCDVILVNNYLFEFPLNVEVGKLLYGLKPGSKIISLKNFIPPRYKAGSENTVLDYLKVEKFEMSDFYSVSWTANKVPYYISTVQRKILPDYL from the coding sequence ATGAAGATAACGTCTCAAACAGCGATTCATGATCCTTATGGTCTCATGACTCCGGAGACTCTGGAAAACTCGTCTCCCCTGGTGAATACGGCGTTAACTATCTATGAGAGCCTCAGTCATGATCTTGAATTCGATGCACGGAAATCAGCCCTCATCTCAAAACGCATCAACTTCCCTTGGAACGAGCTCAAAGAAGCGCTTTTTTTACGTCTAAAAGGTACCGCAATCACTAAGGGTGAGATGGATCTCATCGTTCACGAGTGGCAGAAACCGGGCCAGGTGGACTTCGAACTATTGAAGGATGAATGTTTTGCACGTAGTGCAAAGGAAATAGAGGGAATGCTCAGCAAACTTTCTGCATCATACAAGAAATTTGCTAGTCCCAACTTGCTTTTAATCCCAACTCTTGAAACATGCATAGCCCGTCGTGAGTTTTTAAGAAGTGAGGTTCTTAGGTATATCTCAAACGATATGATACTTCACTTGCAAGAACTACTTCCCAGAAGGTTTCGAAGAAGACCCTTCTGGCTGCAGCGGGAGGAGGAATTCGTGTCCCATGCTGTGAAAAATGATTACTCCATGAAAGAGATGCAAAGGGAGTTAGTCTTCCGCACGCCAGGGCAAATCGAGGCTAAGGTGGAATCATTATCCCAGAAAATGCATAATACCAGAGCTGATGAGGCAAAAATGTTACATGGAAAGGCTGAGTATTATATGAGCAACGACCTTACCTACAGCGCTGTATCGCATGCTATAGATGTTGTGAAGACGGACCTCTTAATAAAGGCTATTCGTAATGCCATAGAGGAAATGGGTGGAAGCCAAATGGTACCGTTTACAAAAGGAGAACTTGATTACTTGCGTGAGATTGTTAATAAAGAGTATTCGATGGAGACAATACAGAAGGAGCTCATCTTCagagaagaggaagaaatacgcgacaagctcaagttAGTGCTGATTACGTGtcttcgaaaaaaaaaattttctaGCAGCGTCGACAGGCTAGTTTACGAGGCGGAATGGTATGCTTCAATGGGTAATACTGACAACGGTGGCTCAAGACGCAGTCGACATCGACCATCCacaagaagttcttcaacacgGGGATCAGATGCCGTTGTGCCGAAGCATGATGCTCCTCATACGCAAAAGCAGGAGAGTTTAAAAAACCGGCGTGAAGTGATAGAACAGGCTGCGCttaaaagaaaagataCTATGCGTAGAAAGCGAGAAGAGAGGCAGAAGTTTCTTCAGAAAATCAATCCACATAACCAGACAAACGCAGGGGGGTGGGAACTGAAGCGCCGCCTACGCAGTAAGGAGAAATCTTCCCTCGTGGATTCCCTTCTAGCTGATGCTACCTGGTTTCAGAGTGTAACTGGGGACGGAAGTGAAGTTAAAGAGGgccaaaaaagaataagaaaGCGTGCGTCACATTTTGTGCCAGAGTTTGAATCCAGACAAAAGATAAAGAGAGTGAAACGAAAATTAGAGGATGCCAAAGCTGCAAAGGCTGcggagaagaagacagcCAAAGGCAAGCGCAACGGCAAAGTTCGTAAACAAAAACTCCGACCAGGAAAGAGGGGCAGGGGTCGACCTAGAAGGGAGGAATACACCGATGACTCTGAAGCGGGCACAGATTCGGAACTGGATTCCGAGTCCGAATCTGATACAGAGTTGGgaaatgaagaaatcgGTTCAGCAAGTCCCCaacatctccttgaagaagaagtctcagaagaggaggaggaagagccCAGCCCTTTTGAACCAACAAATGTTCTTAATGACACATTGGTGCCTCTTAAAGGAAGGCGGTTCTTTAATAAGTCAATTCTGAACTTAGCACTGATGCCAGAGAATGTCAAGTTCACAGAAGAAGCGCTGATGTTGGAGTCGACCGATGAAGTTCCCTTTAGCAACCTTACAgctgttgatgttgttAAGTCTCATGCGAGAAATTACAGATCTCTACCGGACTCATTTCCTCCCCTTACTATACGCCAAAACGACGAGGACATCGTCAACCCAAACAATATTGTTAGAGTGAGACATCTTCTTTATCCGCAGCATACTGACGCTTTCATCCTAGCTCTGCCTAAAAGTAATGAACTCAACCCGCTTCTTGAGATTCAAAAGATGATACAGATTCATGCTGCGCTTTATTTCTCATACTCACCTGAACTTCAGGAATATATCTTCGAGGAATATTGCCAAAAGCTAAAACAAGCTGTCGATAACAACAAATTCAATCAGTTCATGATTTTGATCGATCGTTGGAATTTATTGATGCTAGAACTCACTCCTTACGCCCTTGAATGCGATCCTTCTGATGATATCAATCCAGAAGCGAGGTTGTATCTTCCATTCAACTATCGAAAAAACCATTCAGAGTCCGATCtcaacttggagatgtTTTTCACtgagatcatcaacaaaggCCAGGCGATAAAGCAAAGAGGCCGCAAACCTTTGAGACAGTTAGACATCAACGAGGCCAATGGCAGCTACTCGGAAATTCGACTTAGTAGTGAGATACCGACTGGCGTTGCAAGCATAAAGGAGAGTACCGACCACGCTAATGTTCAGAAGCATTCATCTCGATTTAGTCATTTGCGGCCTGCTAATTATTCATTTTGCCTTTTGCGCCTTCTTAAAAGTCAAAGAGCAATTTCGAGATATGCGGTGCAGCAGATACTTAACGCCGCTTACAGTCGAATAGTGGGACCGAACTCAAGAAAATTACGTTCATACAAGGCATTCACAGCAGAAGTCTACggtgagcttcttccatcCTTCATTTCTGAGGTGTTCACCAAAGTTGGATTGAAGCCACTGAGCCTGTTCTACGACCTAGGGTCGGGCGTTGGAAATACAACATTTCAAGCAGCATTGGAGTTTGGAGTGAAGGAAAGCGGGGGCTGTGAAATCATGTCACATGCATCTAACCTAACTAGTTTACAGACCACGTTCTTggagaaaaaattgcaGGTTTGGGGCTTGCATCCTCTAAATATCACATTTGCTTTATCTCAGTCTTTCGTGAACAATAACGAGGTAAGAAAGAAATGCCTAAACTGCGATGTGATTCTTGTCAACAACTACCTTTTTGAATTTCCACTTAACGTTGAAGTGGGCAAGCTTTTGTACGGACTCAAACCGGGGTCCAAAATTATAAGTCTTAAAAACTTTATTCCCCCGAGATACAAGGCAGGCAGCGAGAACACGGTTCTAGACTATCTTAAAGTCGAGAAGTTTGAAATGAGTGATTTTTACTCAGTCAGTTGGACTGCTAATAAAGTCCCCTATTATATTTCTACAGTACAAAGGAAAATTCTTCCTGATTATCTATGA
- the ISW2 gene encoding DNA translocase encodes MSDRKKISVDYAESSDSDEEQTPIEEKVDVSSFSKEELERRDRFLLNCDPKVAKENDVDDSTKRFKYLLGLTDLFRYFIDINMSKDAKFKKLIKSIDGQINFRQPAKKQKKARRKTEKEEDAELLEDEEHMGDDNEQRTVLTESPSYIKGGKLREYQIQGLNWLISLYENRLSGILADEMGLGKTLQTISFLGYLRYIKHIDGPFIVIVPKSTLDNWRREFQKWTPDVNVLVLQGNKEERQKLIKSRLLTAKFDVLVTSFEMVIREKAQLKKFRWQYVVVDEAHRIKNESSSLSQIIRLFYSKNRLLITGTPLQNNLHELWALLNFLLPDVFGDSNVFDEWFNSQEETEGADQDKVVQQLHKVLSPFLLRRVKADVEKSLLPKIETNVYIGMTNMQISWYKKLLEKDIDAVNGVVGKREGKTRLLNIVMQLRKCCNHPYLFDGAEPGPPYTTDEHLVFNAGKMIILDKMLKKFKAAGSRVLIFSQMSRLLDILEDYCFFREYEYCRIDGSTSHEDRIEAIDEYNAPDSNKFIFLLTTRAGGLGINLTSADIVILYDSDWNPQADLQAMDRAHRIGQKKQVQVFRFVTENAIEEKVLDRAAQKLRLDQLVIQQGRQSSGSSIGNTTDDLLGMIQHGAKEVFESKGSSMLDDDVDAILARGREKTASLNAKFNKLGLDDLQNFTSDASVYEWNGENFAKKTNEGLGLSWINPSKRERKEQTYSVDSYYKDMLKAPSGYNKSGAPVKMRQPKIYHYQDHQFFSPKLRELLEREQLAWKKATNYQYSIDDFGDSDEEFLNDDENEGLDREEKLALEQKRIAEAEPLTEEEIELKEKLLAESFHSWSRRDFTNFIHASAKYGRHNVKQIADSLSRDLDEIERYAKKFWSNYQEIEGHEKYIAQVEASERKATKMQNQQKILASKIEEAEDPLEELKIQYPPNNSKRIYSKLEDRFILFCVNKHGIFADKLGEKIKEEIQESDLFKFDFYMLSRTPQEISRRVNTLMLALARENDGGSGKKKAKQASMTPNGNVKQASVDPQTQNVSDLPNANGTSKKRNASEEPNEASKKVKIEAA; translated from the coding sequence ATGTCAGACAGGAAAAAGATATCTGTGGATTATGCGGAGTCGAGCGACAGCGATGAAGAGCAGACCCCGATCGAAGAGAAAGTCGATGTGAGCAGTTTTAGCAAGGAGGAGCTCGAAAGGCGAGATCGGTTTTTGTTAAATTGCGACCCTAAAGtcgccaaagaaaatgacGTGGACGACTCGACGAAAAGGTTCAAATATTTGTTGGGGCTCACCGATCTTTTCAGGTATTTCATCGATATCAACATGTCCAAAGACGCCAAGTTTAAGAAGTTGATAAAACTGATTGACGGACAAATCAATTTTAGGCAGCCGGCGAAAAAACAGAAgaaggcaagaagaaaaaccgaaaaggaagaagacgcCGAGCTCCTCGAAGACGAGGAACACATGGGTGACGATAACGAACAAAGAACTGTCCTTACAGAGTCGCCGAGCTACATTAAGGGTGGGAAGTTGCGAGAATACCAGATTCAGGGTCTCAACTGGCTCATATCCCTTTACGAGAATAGGCTCAGTGGGATTTTGGCCGACGAGATGGGACTTGGAAAAACGTTGCAAACCATTTCTTTCTTGGGTTACCTTCGCTACATTAAGCACATTGACGGGCCATTCATTGTGATTGTTCCCAAATCTACTCTTGATAATTGGAGACGTGAGTTTCAAAAGTGGACGCCCGATGTAAATGTGTTGGTGCTACAAGGAAATAAGGAGGAACGTcagaagttgatcaaacTGCGATTACTCACAGCAAAGTTTGATGTATTGGTGACGTCTTTTGAGATGGTCATCAGGGAGAAAGCACAGCTTAAGAAGTTCCGGTGGCAGTACGTTGTCGTGGATGAGGCTCATagaatcaagaacgaaTCCAGCTCTCTTTCTCAGATTATCCGTTTATTTTACTCAAAGAATCGTCTTTTAATCACAGGAACTCCTTTACAGAACAATTTGCACGAGCTCTGGGCACTTTTGAATTTCCTTTTGCCAGATGTTTTCGGCGACTCGAATGTTTTCGACGAATGGTTTAATAGCCAGGAGGAGACCGAAGGCGCCGATCAAGATAAAGTCGTGCAACAGCTACACAAAGTTTTGAGTCCGTTCTTGCTTAGAAGAGTGAAGGCTGATGTGGAAAAATCTCTTCTACCCAAGATCGAAACAAACGTTTACATTGGTATGACCAACATGCAAATACTGTGGTACAAGAAGCTCCTTGAGAAGGATATTGACGCTGTGAATGGTGTTGTTGGTAAGCGAGAGGGAAAAACTCGCTTGCTTAATATCGTgatgcaattgagaaaaTGCTGTAATCATCCTTACCTTTTTGACGGGGCAGAACCCGGCCCTCCCTACACAACAGATGAACACCTCGTGTTCAACGCAGGTAAGATGATCATTTTAGACAAGATGTTAAAAAAGTTCAAAGCGGCAGGTTCGCGTGTATTAATTTTTTCTCAAATGTCCAGATTGCTTGATATCTTGGAGGACTATTGCTTTTTCAGGGAGTACGAGTACTGTCGGATTGATGGTTCTACTTCCCATGAAGATCGAATCGAGGCAATTGATGAATACAATGCCCCGGATTCAAACAAATTCATTTTTCTATTAACTACCAGAGCGGGTGGTTTAGGTATCAACTTGACGTCTGCCGATATTGTCATTTTGTATGACTCTGATTGGAACCCACAGGCTGATTTGCAAGCCATGGACAGAGCTCACAGAATAGgtcaaaagaagcaagtACAGGTTTTCAGATTCGTTACCGAGAATGCCATAGAGGAAAAAGTCCTTGACAGAGCTGCCCAAAAATTGAGACTCGATCAATTGGTCATTCAACAGGGCAGACAATCGTCTGGAAGCAGCATAGGTAACACTACGGATGACTTATTGGGTATGATTCAGCATGGTGCTAAGGAAGTCTTCGAATCGAAGGGATCATCGATGCTCGATGACGATGTCGATGCCATCTTGGCAAGAGGACGCGAAAAGACTGCGTCTCTCAATGCAAAGTTTAATAAGCTTGGTCTTGATGACCTCCAAAACTTCACGTCAGATGCTTCAGTATACGAGTGGAATGGTGAGAACTTTGCCAAGAAGACGAACGAAGGTTTGGGTCTCTCATGGATCAATCCTTCAAAACGTGAGAGAAAAGAACAGACTTATTCGGTCGACAGTTATTACAAAGACATGCTAAAGGCTCCTTCAGGATACAACAAACTGGGTGCTCCTGTGAAAATGAGGCAACCAAAGATTTATCATtatcaagatcatcaatttttttcaccaaagCTCCGTGAACTTCTAGAGCGAGAGCAACTTGCTTGGAAAAAAGCCACAAACTACCAGTACTCAATCGACGACTTTGGTGACAGTGACGAGGAGTTCCTcaacgatgatgaaaatgaaggtCTTGATCGTGAAGAGAAACTTGCACTCGAGCAGAAGCGCATAGCAGAGGCAGAGCCCTTgactgaagaagaaattgaattaaaagaaaagttACTCGCCGAGAGTTTCCATTCATGGTCAAGACGAGACTTTACAAATTTCATACACGCGTCTGCAAAATATGGCAGACATAATGTCAAGCAAATTGCTGattctctttcaagagatcttgatgagattgagCGGTATGCTAAGAAGTTTTGGTCCAATTACCAAGAGATTGAAGGACATGAGAAGTATATTGCGCAAGTGGAGGCAAGTGAAAGAAAAGCGACCAAGATGCAAAATCAGCAAAAGATACTTGCTAGTAAAATAGAGGAGGCAGAGGATCCCCTTGAGGAGCTAAAAATTCAATACCCACCCAACAATTCGAAGAGAATTTACtcaaagcttgaagatcgtttcattcttttttgtgTAAACAAGCACGGCATTTTCGCCGACAAGTTGGGagaaaaaatcaaagagGAGATCCAAGAAAGTGATCTTTTCAAGTTTGACTTCTATATGCTCTCTAGAACCCCACAAGAAATCAGCAGAAGAGTCAATACCTTGATGCTAGCGCTCGCCAGAGAAAATGACGGCGGTTCgggaaagaaaaaagccaaGCAAGCAAGCATGACACCTAATGGAAATGTTAAGCAAGCATCAGTAGATCCTCAAACGCAAAATGTTTCAGATCTCCCCAATGCCAATGGAACTTctaagaaaagaaatgcaTCAGAAGAGCCAAATGAGGCGTCAAAGAAGGTAAAAATTGAAGCTGCTTAG
- a CDS encoding uracil-DNA glycosylase codes for MSTEKRPIVDTKESIKKPKLITEFFAQANRKPAVKKTKRRAPVMNNTTVEKSIEKIETVERSISPEMPIRDASRSVKDEKIQEIGSDYADFCHEVNFNKDEWLQSLNEEQRRLLDLEIRTLHITWLAVLHKELTKPYFIKLKKFLQVQMATKTIFPTPKDIYSWSHLTPLPELKCLILGQDPYHNHNQAHGLAFSVLEPTRPPPSLLNIYKTLKIDFPSFQIPDYKELAKQGKPGGGNLSKWAKRGVLMLNASLTVEAHKANSHANQGWEQFTEEAIRAAISYVKRKREKGFVIMAWGSPAQKRVANFNAQLNSSDVPFLVLRTVHPSPLSAARGFLT; via the coding sequence ATGTCCACAGAGAAAAGGCCAATTGTAGATACAAAAGAGTCTATAAAGAAGCCGAAGCTCATAACCGAATTTTTTGCCCAAGCCAACAGAAAACCGGCGGTTAAAAAGACAAAACGAAGAGCGCCAGTCATGAATAATACCACGGTGGAGAAGTCTATAGAAAAGATAGAAACCGTGGAAAGGCTGATCTCACCTGAAATGCCTATTCGGGATGCTAGTAGATCAGTGAAGGACGAAAAGATCCAGGAGATTGGGTCCGACTATGCTGACTTCTGTCATGAAgtaaacttcaacaaggatgAGTGGCTACAATCGTTAAACGAGGAGCAAAGGCGATTGCTTGATCTCGAAATAAGAACCTTACATATAACATGGCTTGCAGTGCTTCATAAAGAGCTCACCAAGCCATATTTCATTaaactcaagaagtttcttcaagtgcaAATGGCCACCAAGACGATCTTCCCAACTCCGAAGGACATATACTCATGGTCGCATTTGACGCCATTGCCTGAGTTGAAatgcttgattttgggaCAGGATCCTTATCATAACCATAACCAGGCTCATGGGCTAGCCTTCCTGGTTCTTGAGCCCACTAGGCCACCTCCTTCACTTTTGAATATTTATAAGACACTCAAGATTGACTTTCCTTCGTTTCAAATTCCAGACTACAAAGAGTTGGCAAAGCAAGGAAAACCTGGCGGTGGCAATTTAAGTAAGTGGGCGAAAAGAGGTGTTTTGATGCTCAATGCATCGTTAACTGTGGAGGCCCATAAGGCCAATAGCCATGCGAATCAGGGATGGGAACAGTTCACGGAGGAGGCAATTAGGGCTGCCATATCGTACgtgaaaaggaagagagagaaaggcTTTGTAATTATGGCGTGGGGGTCACCGGCGCAAAAGCGAGTGGCGAACTTCAATGCACAGCTCAACTCGCTGGACGTGCCCTTCTTGGTGCTCAGAACAGTCCACCCGTCACCTTTATCGGCTGCTAGAGGGTTTTTGACCTGA
- a CDS encoding dolichyl-diphosphooligosaccharide--protein glycotransferase, protein MFPLIYWLVSWVALVAADTEQALKLTELSLSLPDGVIPISNGELSAISEAHREHYTLIALTSTDPKHDCESCRDLEAMLSTVAKAWFADHTFSNYLFFAKIDIADRSNKPVFDYLQLKSVPQVWLVPPSAVVEIHSKKKRPVDEDGQPIFGKYDMLLEPHAEFEIPNADLNTQTFQLADWLAHAIQKRIYLRQENPHLKFIVAFASTFASILYLKKRGPSFLTNTVSKTLIYKIITLTVLLVILGGYSFTTIEGIAFLARDSKGKIMYVSGSLNWQFGDEIVLVGGHYFMLGATLALMVYLGQYKVGSEKVIANEQARFVLTFAAAGMLYLLYSSLTSMFLRKDPDYPYHLLKLF, encoded by the coding sequence ATGTTCCCACTAATATATTGGCTCGTATCATGGGTAGCTTTGGTGGCTGCCGACACAGAGCAGGCTCTTAAATTGACGGAGCTCTCGTTGTCACTTCCAGATGGGGTGATCCCGATCTCCAATGGCGAACTCAGCGCCATTTCAGAGGCCCACAGAGAACACTACACTTTAATTGCGCTCACATCAACAGACCCAAAACATGACTGTGAATCGTGCAGAGACCTCGAGGCGATGCTTCTGACCGTAGCCAAAGCGTGGTTTGCAGATCATACTTTTTCAAACtacctcttcttcgctaAGATTGACATTGCTGACCGCTCCAATAAACCTGTGTTCGACTATCTTCAGTTGAAGTCAGTACCCCAGGTCTGGCTCGTACCTCCATCAGCCGTTGTCGAGATTCAtagcaagaaaaagaggccTGTCGACGAAGATGGGCAGCCGATTTTCGGAAAGTACGATATGCTTCTCGAACCGCACGCTGAGTTTGAGATCCCCAATGCTGATCTCAACACTCAGACGTTCCAGCTTGCGGATTGGCTTGCTCATGCTATACAGAAACGCATATACCTCAGGCAAGAGAACCCACATTTGAAGTTTATCGTTGCGTTTGCATCGACGTTCGCTAGCATCCTCTACCTCAAGAAAAGAGGGCCATCGTTCTTAACAAACACCGTGAGCAAGACTCTCATTTATAAAATCATCACGCTCACTGTGCTTCTTGTGATTCTTGGCGGGTACTCCTTCACTACAATCGAGGGCATTGCATTTTTGGCCAGAGACTCCAAGGGCAAGATAATGTATGTAAGCGGGAGTCTCAATTGGCAATTTGGGGACGAGATCGTTCTTGTTGGAGGGCACTACTTCATGCTAGGTGCAACTCTTGCGCTCATGGTATATTTGGGTCAGTATAAAGTGGGATCAGAAAAGGTGATTGCAAATGAGCAGGCACGCTTTGTGCTTACCTTCGCCGCCGCAGGTATGCTCTATTTGCTCTACAGCTCCCTAACAAGCATGTTCTTGAGGAAAGATCCCGACTACCCGTATCATTTGCTCAagcttttttga
- the MGM101 gene encoding Mgm101p — translation MANKVSPIRKPASSAASTMASEANGVANGESSESKSVSTGFAFHDSPIGGTSVNKDGHIDWSDSFHGLGQAAFPKEVNDILLAPLKDEDIEIKPDGLLYLPEIKYRRILNKAFGPGGWGLAPRTETFITPKQVSREYALICQGRLVSVARGEQDYFGGEEKLTTALEGCKSNALMRCCKDLGIASELWDPSFIRTWKKKYCDEMFAEHVVTKKKKKLWKLKSNNFEYPYKAC, via the coding sequence ATGGCCAATAAAGTCTCTCCAATAAGGAAACCTGCCTCCTCTGCAGCATCCACTATGGCATCCGAAGCGAATGGAGTTGCAAATGGCGAGTCAAGCGAGTCTAAGTCTGTCTCAACAGGATTTGCTTTCCATGACTCTCCAATTGGTGGCACTAGTGTCAACAAAGATGGCCATATTGACTGGTCTGACTCGTTTCACGGGTTGGGACAGGCAGCGTTCCCCAAAGAGGTGAATGATATATTGCTCGCGCCTCTTAAAGACGAGGATATCGAGATCAAGCCGGACGGCCTTCTTTATTTGCCTGAAATCAAGTATAGACGAATTCTTAATAAGGCATTCGGGCCTGGAGGTTGGGGTCTTGCCCCAAGAACAGAAACTTTCATTACACCAAAACAGGTGAGTAGAGAGTACGCGTTGATATGTCAAGGACGTTTGGTATCTGTGGCTAGAGGTGAACAGGATTATTTcggaggagaagagaagctcaCCACAGCTCTCGAAGGTTGTAAAAGTAATGCTTTGATGAGATGCTGCAAGGACTTGGGGATTGCAAGCGAATTGTGGGATCCTTCATTCATTCGTAcctggaagaagaaatatTGTGATGAGATGTTTGCTGAGCATGTTGtcacgaagaagaagaagaaattgtgGAAGCTCAAGTCCAATAACTTCGAATACCCTTATAAAGCTTGTTAG
- the TOM20 gene encoding Tom20p, with protein MNKPLTFVSVAAAGLLAYAVYFDYTRRNDPQFRKSLKKRAVQMEKEDAKAKKQATKAKRNVLKKALLADLAANPPPKDASQKESYFLEQISMGERYAPMLGGEVHAALCFYKALSVYPNPTDVLGVYKNSVPAHVYELVVELISIQAPNKVDEIIPEAKSADQEKEFKPADLD; from the coding sequence ATGAATAAACCTTTAACTTTTGTGTCCGTGGCCGCTGCTGGACTCCTTGCATATGCTGTGTACTTTGACTACACCCGTAGGAACGACCCTCAGTTCAGAAagctgttgaagaaaagggcAGTTcagatggagaaggaagacgccaaagccaaaaaaCAGGCCACCAAAGCTAAGAGAAATGTCCTCAAAAAGGCTCTTCTTGCTGACCTTGCTGCCAACCCTCCACCAAAAGATGCTAGCCAGAAGGAGAGCTACTTCTTAGAACAGATCTCCATGGGTGAGCGTTATGCCCCAATGTTAGGTGGAGAAGTACACGCTGCCTTGTGCTTCTACAAGGCCTTGTCTGTGTATCCTAACCCAACTGATGTTCTTGGTGTGTACAAGAACTCCGTTCCTGCTCATGTTTACGAGTTGGTTGTGGAATTGATCTCGATCCAAGCTCCTAATAAAGTCGATGAGATAATTCCTGAGGCCAAGCTGGCTGACCAGGAGAAAGAGTTTAAGCCCGCTGATTTGGATTAG